A stretch of the Ornithodoros turicata isolate Travis chromosome 4, ASM3712646v1, whole genome shotgun sequence genome encodes the following:
- the LOC135392085 gene encoding rho GDP-dissociation inhibitor 1-like, producing MADDKEITAPTEEEEENPNYKPPAAKSLKDIVEADKEDTSLQKYKETLLGSATTEHIILEPDNPSCVMVKKLQLLVEGRPTIELDLSGDLEQLKKKPFMVKEGIPYRIRIEFFVQREIVTGLKYVQRIFRHGLQVEKMNQMVGSYAPKAEIQSFTTPEEEMPSGMLARGSYVVKSHFTDDDKNEHLKWEWGFEIKKDWD from the exons ATGGCAGACGACAAAGAAATCACCGCCCCTacggaagaggaggaggagaaccCAAACTACAAACCTCCCGCTGCAAAGTCCCTGAAGGACATCGTGGAGGCCGACAAGGAGGACACATCCCTGCAGAAGTACAAGGAGACCCTCCTAGGCAGTGCTACCACAGAGCACATCATTCTAG AGCCGGACAACCCTAGCTGCGTCATGGTGAAGAAGCTGCAACTATTAGTCGAGGGCCGCCCAACCATCGAACTGGACCTCTCAG GTGAcctggaacagctgaaaaagaAACCATTCATGGTCAAGGAAGGCATACCGTACCGCATCCGTATTGAGTTCTTTGTTCAGCGGGAAATAGTCACCGGCCTCAAGTATGTCCAGAGGATATTCCGACACGGACTGCAAG TGGAGAAAATGAACCAGATGGTGGGCTCGTACGCACCAAAGGCCGAGATCCAGTCCTTCACGACCCCGGAGGAAGAGATGCCGTCCGGGATGTTGGCGCGGGGCTCCTACGTCGTCAAGTCTCACTTTACGGACGACGACAAGAACGAGCACCTCAAGTGGGAGTGGGGCTTCGAGATCAAGAAGGATTGGGACTGA